The DNA region ttgtgttatgtgagcgcatggcttgtattgtctttctgtgtcatgcgctctcccgtctattgtcttgtcccacccaccttgttaccttgtttgtaattattattttcacctgtccgcctgtctgtttattggtttgtctttcctatttattctcctagtgtgctctgttctggGCTGGTCCGTTATTGATTGTTCCCTTCCCTGTTGCTGATTTCTTTTCTACAACAGCGGTTTAAAGTATTGTCTTGAAAAGTTCCAGATCTTGTCTAGTTGTGTGTGtaatataatgttgttttttccccacatggggagatttgagttttgtttttgttttatttttcattaaactcttcattccctgcatttgggtcctcgcctcctcttCACCACCCCCATATCGTGACaataactggcctaattaccctaacctgcgtagttcacctaattaacctaattaagccttttaatgtcactttaagctgtatagaagtgtcttgaaaaatatctagtcaaatattatttactgtcatcatgacaaagataaaataaatcagttattagaaataagtttttaaaactattatgcctagaaatgtgctaaaacaatcttcccagaacagaagagaaattggggggaaaaataaacaggggcgctaataattctgacttcaactgtatatgttacaattttgaatttaagaggtacaaaactaaaataaagaaacaaatgatGTCTTTGATAACCAGAAAGGGatatttgaacctatcggtttacaTTATATggatgccctgtttttctaggctttattggtgataatggtcaagAATGTTAGACCATTATTGCCTATTTAGCTTAAGTAGAGGGTGAGAGCCAGTAGGGGTGTCAAATTTATTATTTCTTCGGTCGGTTTTGTTTGATCGCTCCctgtcatttaaaagaatattaCAATGGCGAACgcggcaagtataaaagccttgtgcATTTCGCAAGGTGCGTGCAGTCAGCGGAGTTGCGCGATGCGGCGCCAGGCGaaagactgatttcacgcggccgccatttctAAAAGCGAAATGgcggctgcggtgggaagaaacccggaattatcattgggagttacatagtaacgttgtgtacctggctgtatatcttatcagcgaagagaaagtgacacaaatttataatttcaccgccttccgagtgacccgaaagtccgttctgaatgaatggtgaaaataaaaagagatatcagagctcattttcagctaagttaagggaaatggcactagttagctaacgttttctttcccaaacacacgttttagatgccatttttcaaactcgagttaataaactgattctttcactatattagacttgtcaggatactgaattaaaagacaAAACATTAATTTCCCGCTAatatttaaggcactgttgatggctttctttaaacagcgctgatttgccattgtgttcacgtgttcaacagaaatgattgtgattggccgagaaggtcatcagttcacccaccacTGTTTACCGAGTACACAGACAAGCGATCGGCTTGATGacgactgatcttgacggctgcttcgcgctcctgtccgtgtatctgtgttcgCACGGGGTGAGAAGcagtaaactgagtgcaaaccaaacacagatacacggagactgaaaCGCTAAGCAGCCGTGACGATCAGTCGAGTCATCTGCGCTCAGCAGCGCTTtcatgttagcgggaaatagccaggtttaaaacttcagtaccgggacaacactatacgcttatttcacacggccgccattttaaagaaccaaagcgaggctgcggtgggaagaaacccagaagtataggaccagcactgtaaacattgcagtaacatgctgtgtactacaaacctccagctgttgccgagatttcaaaatgcagaaatggtgtaaacatcactttaatattatttagtaagtttattttaaacaattaaaagcaacttagcatcaaacaacatcacaatctcagcgatacgcttaagtgtcctcctgggcttcagttcatggcaccagttaaacaccgtgaggacgctttcctgcttcagcttatgtaacccggtgagcgataaaacactgcagtcttatacttccgggtttcttcccaccgcagcctcgctttggttctttaaaatggcggccgtgtgaaataagcatataaatCCAGCTTAAGGTGAAAAGGAACAAGGGTGTCTGTGATATACAAGGTTTTCTTACTTCGGGGGAACATTCTCTGGTCGACTGGACCAGTCTGCAACCCAGCTCTCTCCTTTATTCATGAGGATATCGTCTTCTTTGTCCTTCTCCATACTGTCATCCTCTGACTGAAATAGATGAGAAATTCAGCCTCATGATCAGAGTTTTAGATGATTCAGTAGTGATTGCAGATTACTGTGGATTCAGTCTGACCTGACAGTCTCTCTCGCTGGGCATCTCCACATCAAACATGATCTGACCCTCGTCCTGGTCAGGACTGTGTGGCCGTGGAGGACTGAAAACACACAGAAGAGAGGTGCACCGATCAAACAAAAAGATCTCTGTTCCAGACTCGCATGCAAACTGCACTGCAATGATTTCATAGTGCCGAGTGTGTAAACGAAGTGTTGGGAGAAAAATAAAAAGCGTCTactgaaccatgcagtgtaaatgcatctAAAGTGTCCTGGTATCGTACCTGTTGCAGGACGAGCTGCTGGGACTGGACTCGTGTTGAGCGTCCAGCAGGATTTTCTCCATGTCTCCATTATGGATGGAGGAGGAGGAAGGCACATGCTCTAGTCCTCCTGTCAGgacctcctcttcctcctgcaCGGCCTCCAGGGCCTGTGAAGTCTGGGGCTCGCCTTGGTTCCCGTTCCCCAGCAGTGAGGGCAGGCTGGGGCTCTGATGCTGAGTGTTTCCATTCATCTCCAGCTCCACCCAGGACCCTGATCAACAAAAACAGTCATTAGCATCAGCTGCTGCTTAACAGATTAATGCATCTGGGCCCCAAATAACCCTaacccaggggtggccaaccctgttcctagagagccgctacccatatcaaacacacctgcctgtaattatcacgtggtgttcaggtcctaattaattggttcaggtgtgtttgacatgggtagcaactgaaatcagtaggaaggtggctctccagaaacagggttggccacccctgccctaaCCCTAAGAGCTAATGCACAGACTTAATAAGCTAATACACatcttttctttcttctttcattCTTTCAATGCTAACCTCTGCCTGACCCAGATGTGTCTATTGGAGTGAAGCTGAGCAGGCATTTCAATTCATCCTCTAGGCAGAGGATTGTGGAATTGAGATCAAGACAGAGTAGGAGAGTGTGTGCACATTTTAAGCAAAGAAGAGACGAAACAACATACATTTCATTCCTAGAAGAATCAGAGGCTAACATGCTCTGTTGTCCCGGGGCAAACATAAGACACGCATGTGTTCTGTCTGACCCTCACTGTTGCTAGGCAACACAGAAAGATCCAGTATAATAACATGATGGAAAGTTGCTAGGGAATTGTTATGCGGTTGCTAGGGAGTTCTGGTTAAAAGTCCATTCACTAATCTCAACAAATGCTTTGAACAGAGCGTTAAGtagatatatataatatactttaataattaACATTTGCGATATTACCAAGggctttttaaaatacattcattgatttattttccttcgatgtagtctcttatttattaggggtcgccacagaggaatggaccgccaactattccggcatattttttacacagcggatgccctaccagctgcaaaccagttttgggaaacaaacacacaaacacacacaaaaacacaaacacaaacacacacacacacaaacacacacacacacaggccaatttagttaatccaattcatggcgcatgtgtttgaactgagGGGGTAACTGCAACACTTagagcaaacccacgccaacacgggaagaacatgcaaactccagacagaaatgccaacttgcccagccaggactcgaaccaggaaccttcttgctgtaaggcgacagtgctaactactgagccactgcgtcgccactttaaaatacaataaatattcattttcaactacatttccggggccgggtcgcgggggcagcagtcttaggagagaaccccagacttccctctccccagacacttcctccagctcctccgggggatcccgaggcgttcccaggccagccgagagacatagtccctccagcatttcctgggtcttccccgaggccgccTCCCAGTGGGACAATCCTGGAACCCCTTCCTAGGTAgtcatccaggaggcatccgaaacagatgcccgagccacctcagctgacttctctcaacggggagaagcagcggctctactgtgaactcctcccgggtgtcagagctcctcaccctatccataagggtgcgccctgccacccttcgaaggaaactaatttcggctgcttgtatccgagatcttgtcctttcagtcatgtcccaaagctcatgaccatagataATAATACATGATGTATTTtcagtattataatattattaaataactatATTTAATTTCTGCCTTCCTTATTATGCAGCACTAATGAAACAGAATCCTGTTTAAACGAGGATGTCACATCATCTTGTTTTGCCAAAATGGTTCTCCGGCCCACAACACTGAGCTCTTGTATTTGTACATTCCAGCAGCCCTTCATCTGTGAGCATTTGTTCTCCCTCCGTCTGCATCACACAACCCAAACCTCAGACATACACTGAAGGTATGACTCCATGTTTGTTTCTGCATCTGAAAAAATTACAAGTGGTGTATGACAACATCAGTGTGGTAAATTATTCAAATGAACGCACAAATAGCGCACCAGCTCTTGTTACACAACTAAACACAGAGCAGCTTTAAAGGAATCCACCGCAGGACAGAAGCGGgacggagggagggagggagcgAGCGATTATGTAATCTCTGGCACATCAAACCCAAATCCTCTCGCCGTTTTCCCGCTCCCATCCCCCTGCTGAGTCTGTAACCCAGATCTGTCTGCGTGCCACAGACACCCATAAGCATACTACTCATCATCACTACACGCTAACTAGTAAACAATGACTCATTTTCATGTCATATAAGTAGGCaccaaggtcaaaaaaacacaaTCATCTTGCATCtcactatacagttaaagtcagaaatatttgcTCTCCagtttatttccttttttaaatgtttcccgaatgatgtttaacagagcaaggactttttcacagtatttcctaacgttttttcttctggagaaagtcttatttgtttcatttcgacttgaataaatgcagtttataattttttaaataccattttaaggtcaaaattattagccctcttaagcaatatttgtttttaaatgtctacaGCAGTGGAGCCCAACACCCGGGCCACGATCAATTGATCCCGGGCTGCAGAAAAAATCcttaatcatttaattttattttttatccaagtccgaacgatcttttattttgaaaaattatgaTTCACTTGGTTACATCTTGAGCACTtgagcacccaaatttaaccaacaagctagcaaaatgagcAAGAAACAAACAtctttgaaaagtttctttgTGAAGAGGAAAATGCTCAGTGAATGATCTACAAACTGCCAAGGGATACGCTTATTTCACACGGTCACCCGGTACCTTGACGTCATCGaatttcgctttcagatttaaagggctagcgttgcaccagacccccgtaagtggtgttgtttgaaagtgtaaaatctatgttttatgcacatatgcatcactttggtttttattctactgtataaaacttatttacacttaaatatatagtattttggatacccgagctaggtattttacattggtttattttcatgtttttcatatgacacatgtacaagttatagctcaaatgaaagctcttgccggtgctcatacagttctagcattctttttactgaattatattcatatgccaaacatttgttgaatgaattgtggtgtttccatggcgcagaaataaGCAGCCctagatagcacagacagctgtcatctcttaccttatgctgtgcgcttcagggccattctcctctgtttttgaggtgatgtgcataagtaatacttttatatgtctgatgtggccCAAACGCAGTAAATTATGTTTACTTgtgagtttaagtggttaaaacaCGAAAGAGAGGCTGCGAAGAAACCtgcgtccatttcccgctaacactGAAGAGCCACTAAGCACTTTCTTAAACAGCTGATTTGCTACAGTATTCACAGTGCTTAACAAAAAATGAGGGTGATTGGTCGTTTTTATAAATTCCAGTACCGAAATTCAGTATGGTGACAAATCTAATTAATATAGTGAAAGagtcagttcattaacttgagtttgataaatggcatctaaacagtgtgtttgggaaagaaaacgttagctaacgaGTGCCATTTcacttaacttagctgaaaatgtgaTCTGAaattcctttttattttcactttccatTCAGaatggaccttcgggtcacttgaAAGACTGTGAAATTATAAGTTTGTgccactttctcttcgctgataaaaTATACAGCCAGCTACACAACATTACTGTGTGACTCAGGcgatacttctgggtttcttcccaccgtaACCTCAATTTCGCTTTTTAAATGGAGGCCGTGTGAAAACAGTCAATGGATCCCCAAggtatttgtcaacaaatcaggtgaatccagcatgaaTTAGTCATATTATAGTCTTATTCAGATtagggcaaataatttgattacttatgtccatgtaaacgttaTTGACATTAGTTAAATTAGCTGAACAAATGGAGCCTTACTGTACAGAGTTAACAAACAAAAGGCATTTAAATAGTCACAGATTTTTCAATGTCGTAGGCTAGAATAACAcgtaaaaatattcatatttgaaTAAATCTTCAAGCATTTGCTGCTGTGATGAACGAACATTGAAGACTCTATAAAGGTTTAAACCATAAATGATTATTCACAGTATTGTGAAGTGCCCATGATGTCAATATTGTGCATGCTTATTATGATGaaatattgtattattgaatATTGGCATATTCAATTCACTACAACTTacgtttatttctatagcgctatTACAATGTAAATAATGTCAAAGCCGCTTAAAGTAGAAGTTGTAGTgatttaaggccccgtttacactaatgcgttttcgttttaaaatgcataagttttgctatggttacaccatccgtccacactacgccggagttctcgagcgccgaaaatggagcgttttgaaaatgctggagaggccgttttcattctgaaacactgctgctccgtctcagtgtggatgaggaaaaacggagacatctgaaaagggaggcggggctgctgagattcgatacctgattggggcttttgtgtcattgcgtatccttcccttattcgtcaagcccctatcacatgactataacacatggcttaaCGCTACCGGaatacagtactgtaaacaacaacatggacacagaaatgggagtgtggtttgcactattgtctgttttaggcgccattgtgcagttattcatttgttacgtttagtaacaactcgacctcatcgtctgtccacaaaaatacctctcttgctttctttgccatcgcgtttaatgttcaaccggcgtttgttgactaacaataaccaaatgccgagcgagacgcatgctttctgtttatactagaacgtgcatgcccagagtgcgcgaatggtcacgtgatatacgtttttggtggcgtagtgtggacggagatatgttcagaagcGCTGGgggaaacgctagtgtggacgcagatcgtttttgatctaaaacgccgttttaaaactaaaacgcactggtgtaaacggggccttaaactgtgtgtcagtccagttttcagctgaagttcagtttagttcagtgtgatttaaatttcATTGCTGAAGGTTTAAACGctgaagagtaaatccatcgATTTGCATATGCCTAatatctagatcagtggttctcaaactgtggtacgtgggctaacttctagtggtacgcacgggaatcaaatatgtcatatgtacatgctacatatatttaaaaattaatttaaaaaacgatttatatatgaatatgatgacgtATAGCCTATGTTTCCAGGTGTTGATAAATAGGCTACTATGTTGTTACTACTTTACAGGAgtacaagagtttttttttcttttctttttaagaacagtaacctatcatttttaacttttaaaagcagattttaagtTGAAAGTTGACGTTTTCAGTCAGTAGTTACACTGttttttaatactggtcattatggagGTACTAGGAGAGACATttgtttctgaggtggtacttgatgagaTCCACTGATCTAGATATTACTCTTGAACATCAGAAGATGGATAAAAACTGGGTCTGTGATGAACGTTTAGAGGAGGaaactaggcctgtcacaataatcaatatacgGCACAACacatgaacattcattcattcattaattttcttgtcggcttagtccctttattaatccggggtcgcaacagcggaataaaccgccaacttatccagcaagtttttacgcagcggatgcccttccagccgcaacccatctctgggaaacatccacacacacattcacacacacactcatacactacggacaatttagcctacccaattcacctgtaccacgtctttggactgtggggggaaaccggagcacccggaggaaacccacgcagggagaacatgcaaactccacacagaaacgccaactgagccgaggcttgaaccagcgaccttcttgctgtgaggcgactgcactacctactgcgccactgcttcgccacacATGAACATAACCTCAACAATTCTTGGTGATGCAGTATATATCCACCATAtgtaaaaaacaattctagcaatATTTCAGCTGATTgtcaacatctctatctctattggaggtgttaGTGTCAGTATGGTAAAACACTAGTACTgtcaattactatagtatattttcatgtgggtttctGACGACTGAATATAAATCCTCAGTTGCATTTGACCTTGCAactttttgttaatatttattatttatttatttaaaatatgcctTTTCACATTATTATTCCAGTGTCTCATTATTAAAATGACTAtgataaattaaatattcttaagaattaaatatgatttgttctttggaagagtgtacttgcatcgTGATgcaattatattgtcattctggaattatataatgagtggcgtaaaatggtcttaaaatgacaataatatcgttaatatcaataatatttaacaaaatagcCTTTTAAAGTGCAGCTGGGTAAACTCTTTCTAAACAACAGCAGATGCAAGAAAGTATGTTTGAATATGTGAATgataaattgcattttatttatttcgatttattgcattttattttttttaataaaaagcacATTTCAGTACTGTGCGATGACAACATTTATTAAAGCTGTCTACTTGTTTTACTTCACTTTTAATCTATTATTGCATGTATTAGAGTAATTGAATAACTGACTAaagataatttaatatataaaaaagttaatttatgaAAATATAACGTAATTCTAACGTATTCAGTACACATAATGAGGATATGTAAAGATAGTGCTACAGCTACTAAACAAGATGACACAATTAAAcggataataaacaaaaaatactaatgaaaGCTGGGTCAAATTAAACAGCAATTGACTCAGCTGTATTACAGTTTATTTAGTTATTGCACACGCCTCCCGCCTCCATTTTTTTAAGCGCCCTCTTTGCCTTGTTTTGATAAAGTAGCCCCGCCTCCACAGCGCTCGAACTTGATATGAAACTATCGATTGGTTTACGTCCCATCAATCATTACACGTTGCTAAGCAACAATAAAGCGAGGACCGCTATCAGGTATTCTCATTGGCTCTTGCTTTATGACGCTATCTTGCGCTCCCGCCTTTTCACCCCTCCCAGCGAGCGAGGAGGAAATTCCAGCCATTGAGCGAAGTGAGACAATAGATGTTGCATAACAGCGACTTAAAGCTCcagagaaaaataaaatcagCACAAACAACAGAGTAAAAGCGACATTAGGATCCCTCCCGAGTTTTCCCTGCAGAAACACGGACGGAGTTTTACCGTTGAGGCCCGGTTCTTCATTGTTGTTCAGCTGCGCGGCGGCTGTGGTGGACATGTTGCCTCTCCAGTCACTCGCGTCCGTCAACACAGCGCGCTCCCGACTACTCGTGAACGCGCGCCCTGAATGACTCCACCTGAGCGCAGGCACGACGTCACCACAATCACAACATAAATTTATTGACTAAATAAACTGAAGTAGCTTTTTAAAGGAAATTATAATCAGAGTTTTTAGACTTTAGCATCAGTATGTAAAGTTATATATGCTAGTGTGGTTTAaaacaattcatctttatttctatagcgctcttacaatgtagattgtgtcaaagcagcttcacatagaagttctagtaaattgaaactgcttcagtccagttttcagagttgaagttcagtttagttcagttcagtgtggtttaatattcaataatGTTATTAGGTCCAAACAATGAAGAGCAAagccatcgatgcgcagctccacaaattccaaaccaagcaagccagtggtgaggaacaaacttcacagGATCATACTGttgaaaaaaccttgagagaaaccagactcagttgggtacaaacatttctcctctggccaaactttctgtgcagagctgcagtctaggcgccgaaGGCTGAAGAATCCATCATggtgaagctgcaggtgtgagtaggtcaccggtggGGAGTTCAGCCTGGCCTATGGGAACAATGCAGAGTCTCGTCTGTCattggggtctttcaggaatcagtctaatgctctccgctcctccatgaccaccacggTATCTGTTCAGGATACGGccaggtccaggattatggatattTTGCCATCATCTCTTTACACACACTGACAAAAAAGGTTcagtttagaagatataaacctgatataaacattcaAAGTTTGCAATTTGTTGTTTCCACCTAAATGGTGTCATGAGAAATCAAGTCCTCCATGCAATCGAGTCCGCTTAGGACCCCGAATCGATCAGCTGGGTTGAATGCCTGATCCTGTCCGCTtgttaacgccccattcacacggggcttcagcgtcaatgcttgacggaAGGCGtttctgaagttggggctgaaacgATCgccatagaagcgtcagccaatgaaattcagtcagaaataggccactgtctagctggtgtgtttgcatacagcgatctgattggctgacgcttccgtcggcgcttgaaaagttgagctggtcgcaacttctgcagcgagcaacacctctgaagcggcgacgacggatccacaatgcagttcggcaacgcctgacgtcacccattcaaagtgaatgggaagcgttgacgctgacgccccgtgtgaatggggcgtaagtgtGAAGTCACacgaagcggcttccaggtccaagcgcttTATTCAACTTAATGGGAAGACTcgtaaaatggtaataataaacgtttacgaagcgatttaatacttttgaaaatcacgattgcaatatatatgtcTATGCCTAATatctaggcccacacgaaatctgcgtctaaatttatttagtttttaattaattacagtaatattattgactaatatgaaaatgttcatctgatttatgtacaatgcagtttgtacagtaatattttctgtcttttagttaaTATCTTTATGAAACTCTTGCTTTTTGTAACCAAATAAAGTGAAGctaattagatttgcaatttAGACATTAAATAGAAGTAAAAAAGatcttactttttatttcacatattaaggttttagttattgttctcccaaaataattccgcagaaatccgcagacttttaccaaaattctccgcagaaatagcaaagaaaaacgtctgcagattccgtctggccctgctaatatccaatggccagaaagttaatcatttttttttataaattgttaacattttggtatttgtgatgcagcaagcccaaagattgttgtgtacactttgactttatataaatttatatttaatgtgtgatttgaataaaaaaatgattataaatgaatgatttcccaactcaaatgagtggcagcttggacccggaaacagtattacttacgtcaccaacacgtcaccacttaacaagcagataactggatgggagaccacttgggaaagctaggttgctgccggaagtcatgttagtaagaccagcagggggcactcaacctccGGTCTGAGTGGGTCCAAATGCCccagtatccgcttgttaagtggtgacgtgtttgtgacgtatgtaatactgtttccgggtccaagc from Danio rerio strain Tuebingen ecotype United States chromosome 8, GRCz12tu, whole genome shotgun sequence includes:
- the bnip3la gene encoding BCL2 interacting protein 3 like a, giving the protein MSTTAAAQLNNNEEPGLNGSWVELEMNGNTQHQSPSLPSLLGNGNQGEPQTSQALEAVQEEEEVLTGGLEHVPSSSSIHNGDMEKILLDAQHESSPSSSSCNSPPRPHSPDQDEGQIMFDVEMPSERDCQSEDDSMEKDKEDDILMNKGESWVADWSSRPENVPPKEFHFRHPKRSGSVSLSMRKSGAMKKGGVFSAEFLKVFMPSLLLTHILALGIGVYIGKRLSTPPSSTF